A part of Miscanthus floridulus cultivar M001 chromosome 6, ASM1932011v1, whole genome shotgun sequence genomic DNA contains:
- the LOC136459308 gene encoding probable WRKY transcription factor 70, which translates to MKREQSFEFGDPSAPQDAMGSASESSYSPPGAVFGLSPPESSPRSGRHNRRRDRPSCVRLTYTPYFDGHLWRKYGQKKIKDAEHPRLYFRCSYREDRQCLASKLLQQKNGDDPPLYEVTYTYEHTCGAPPVSFPDIVAEPPAAREGLVLRFDSPGGHGGDARMQQNGHCQQSTSRSPFMMLSFGSSSQTHDHQPAVFRSDLDAAGSPSFPTEGLPAPPPANGDGGGMFSTLNSFAYDFDNQMHFGDHTYLPHNNSNHDYDDY; encoded by the exons ATGAAGAGGGAGCAGTCCTTTGAGTTTGGGGATCCCAGCGCCCCGCAAGATGCTATGGGATCTGCCTCGGAGTCGTCTTACAGCCCTCCCGGAGCTGTCTTTGGGCTCTCCCCACCGGAGTCCTCGCCGCGCAGCGGCCGGCATAACAGAAG GAGGGATAGACCTTCATGCGTCAGACTGACATACACACCTTATTTTGATGGTCATTTGTGGCGAAAATATGGGCAAAAGAAAATCAAGGATGCTGAGCACCCTAG GCTATACTTCAGATGTTCTTATCGTGAGGACAGGCAATGCCTGGCCTCTAAGCTGCTGCAACAGAAGAACGGCGACGACCCACCACTGTACGAGGTGACCTACACGTACGAGCACACGTGCGGCGCACCGCCCGTCTCGTTCCCGGATATCGTGGCCGAGCCGCCGGCCGCCAGGGAAGGTCTGGTGCTCAGGTTCGATTcccccggcggccacggcggcgacgCACGGATGCAGCAGAACGGACACTGCCAGCAGTCCACGTCTCGGAGTCCGTTCATGATGCTGAGCTTTGGTTCCAGTAGCCAGACGCACGATCACCAACCTGCCGTCTTCCGCTCTGACTTGGATGCCGCCGGATCGCCGTCGTTTCCCACCGAGGGGCTGCCGGCGCCACCACCGGCAAACGGCGACGGTGGGGGCATGTTCTCGACATTGAACTCCTTCGCATATGATTTCGACAATCAAATGCACTTCGGCGATCACACGTATTTACCTCATAATAATAGTAATCACGATTATGATGATTACTGA
- the LOC136461115 gene encoding transcription factor WRKY45-1-like: protein MAFDHDAKLFDVLANGYHLNTQLQALLGGRPLDSLGQQEAMAFSQELSRVFKVSMSMLNSNTVTRVRTAPEIRTGNSSGVIIQAAKKDKRARSDSGEVVTPVKKSREDGVTRKEITASPYKDGYEWRKYGQKNIKNCNFVRYYFRCSRDRRCEAKKKVQQQDGSRGQLSPPMFEVTYVNEHTCHVLRAIANGGAARMAASPRTTNRPYRVLGVVDAARDDGGVLFDDLSSSFPRIGAGGSAQENETIVSCLADVIRGAAPSPLPSPWPPAAEAGASEPAAASPYVPPPMQASAGHSASVGVAEDGGAMTTMMIDDTDFCWDPSPFCAVGEADQDQLMMDHRDMHVDAARLADTEWPRHPSAGAWR from the exons ATGGCATTCGATCATGACGCCAAGCTGTTCGATGTGCTCGCCAACGGTTACCATCTCAACACACAGCTCCAGGCATTGCTCGGTGGCCGTCCCCTGGATAGCCTCGGCCAGCAGGAGGCCATGGCGTTCAGCCAAGAGCTCTCACGAGTGTTCAAGGTATCCATGTCCATGCTGAACAGTAACACAGTGACAAGAGTGAGGACGGCGCCGGAGATAAGGACCGGCAATAGCTCCGGCGTCATCATTCAGGCGGCGAAAAAGGATAAGCGTGCAAG GAGTGATAGTGGAGAAGTGGTTACTCCCGTCAAGAAGAGTAGAGAAGATGGGGTTACTAGGAAGGAGATTACGGCCTCGCCATACAAGGATGGTTACGAGTGGCGAAAATACGGGCAAAAGAACATAAAGAACTGCAATTTCGTGAG GTACTACTTCAGGTGCAGCCGCGACCGGCGCTGCGAAGCGAAGAagaaggtgcagcagcaggacggCAGCCGGGGCCAGCTGTCGCCTCCCATGTTCGAGGTCACCTACGTGAACGAGCACACGTGCCATGTGCTCCGTGCCATTGCCAACGGCGGCGCTGCGAGGATGGCGGCGTCGCCCCGGACCACGAACCGGCCGTACCGCGTCCTCGGGGTCGTGGACGCCGCGAGAGACGACGGCGGCGTCCTGTTCGACGATCTGTCCTCGTCGTTTCCCCGCATCGGCGCCGGCGGCAGCGCCCAAGAGAACGAGACCATCGTCTCGTGCCTCGCGGACGTCATCCGCGGAGCCgcgccgtcgccgttgccgtcCCCGTGGCCGCCAGCAGCCGAAGCGGGCGCAAGCGAACCTGCTGCAGCGTCGCCGTACGTGCCCCCGCCGATGCAGGCCTCCGCCGGACACTCGGCGAGCGTGGGCGTCGCGGAAGATGGTGGggcgatgacgacgatgatgatcgACGACACGGACTTTTGCTGGGATCCCTCGCCGTTTTGTGCGGTGGGGGAGGCCGATCAGGATCAGCTGATGATGGACCACCGCGACATGCACGTGGATGCCGCCCGGCTCGCGGACACGGAGTGGCCGCGGCACCCCTCCGCGGGTGCTTGGCGTTGA
- the LOC136459309 gene encoding WRKY DNA-binding transcription factor 70-like, translated as MQTQSRLAVNGGGSSASEDEHEAVIRELTRGHELTAQLRAEALRALRGQGQAEATAAFILQEVSRAFTVCLSIMSSPARAPPSSQPPPTMEMAPAPALAPPRRSRGDSIPREQRTTSSPHSDGHQWRKYGQKRITKTQFPRCYFKCSFHRERNCRATKQVQQCSNDDPPQYVVMYFNDHTCDTAATSGMMPLDDLSGLVMARQQAAAGQAGARALLDGRGVQEEHERRLFVSSLACVLGGHQQQSPAGSGTTAAVNVGHQQEPPPRARTRDDAPAGVDAPGEMPRIIDVDVAGLDVMDYDVTDALCFGDSYDLPGDGFPF; from the exons ATGCAGACGCAGTCCCGCCTCGCCGTGAACGGCGGCGGCAGCTCGGCCTCGGAGGACGAGCACGAGGCGGTGATCCGCGAGCTGACGCGGGGCCACGAGCTGACGGCGCAGCTGCGGGCGGAGGCCCTTCGCGCGCTGCGCGGGCAGGGCCAGGCCGAGGCCACCGCCGCATTCATCCTGCAGGAGGTGTCCCGCGCCTTCACCGTCTGCCTCTCCATCATGAGCTCGCCCGCCcgcgcgccgccgtcgtcccaACCGCCGCCGACGATGGAAATGGCGCCCGCGCCTGCCCTGGCCCCGCCGCGCCGGAGCCGGGGCGACAGCATTCCAAGAGA GCAAAGGACGACATCCTCGCCGCACTCCGATGGGCACCAGTGGAGGAAGTACGGCCAGAAGAGGATCACCAAGACGCAGTTCCCGAG GTGCTACTTCAAGTGCAGCTTCCACCGCGAGCGCAACTGCCGGGCCACCAAGCAAGTGCAGCAGTGCAGCAACGACGACCCGCCCCAGTACGTCGTCATGTACTTCAACGACCACACGTGCGACACGGCGGCGACCTCGGGGATGATGCCGCTGGACGACCTGTCCGGGCTGGTGATGGCACGCCAGCAGGCCGCGGCCGGCCAGGCAGGCGCCCGCGCGCTGCTGGACGGACGCGGCGTCCAGGAGGAGCACGAGCGCCGGCTGTTCGTCTCGTCGCTCGCCTGCGTGCTGGGGGGCCACCAGCAGCAGTCTCCTGCGGGCAGCGGAACCACCGCCGCCGTTAACGTGGGGCATCAGCAGGAGCCGCCGCCGCGGGCCCGCACGCGCGACGACGCGCCTGCGGGCGTTGACGCGCCCGGTGAGATGCCGCGCATCATTGATGTGGACGTGGCGGGGCTGGATGTCATGGACTACGATGTGACGGACGCGCTGTGTTTCGGCGATTCCTACGACCTACCTGGCGACGGTTTTCCGTTTTGA